A stretch of Brassica rapa cultivar Chiifu-401-42 chromosome A08, CAAS_Brap_v3.01, whole genome shotgun sequence DNA encodes these proteins:
- the LOC103835565 gene encoding alkane hydroxylase MAH1 produces MASIGLFEAFLALFCFLIVNYFLNKKPFDFLHIKKTLQSYPWNWPFYGMTPGLLVRIHRINDSVEVLENSNMTFPFKGPWFAGKNVLITVDPANIQHIVSSNFSNYIKGAEFQEIFEVYGDGIINSDAERASKLKKCYQALLHHQGFQKDSMSVTTSKLKDVLLPLFNHFSEAGTVVDLQDVFRRFTFDTTLVTITGSDPRSLSIDMHENEFVKALDDVAEAIVYRHFTLRFMWNLQKWIGFGPEKKMVEADAIIDRVCAKYISAKRDEIQQGTQDGATSWFYFSHEARS; encoded by the coding sequence ATGGCTTCGATCGGTTTATTTGAAGCATTCCTAGCTTTGTTTTGCTTTCTTATCGTCAATTATTTTCTCAACAAGAAACCCTTTGATTTCTTGCACATCAAGAAAACCCTTCAAAGCTACCCCTGGAACTGGCCCTTCTATGGGATGACTCCAGGTTTGCTTGTGAGGATCCACCGGATAAACGACAGCGTTGAGGTTCTCGAGAACTCTAACATGACGTTCCCATTCAAGGGTCCATGGTTTGCTGGGAAGAATGTATTAATCACAGTCGATCCAGCTAATATTCAGCATATAGTGAGCTCAAACTTCTCCAACTATATCAAAGGTGCAGAGTTCCAAGAGATCTTTGAAGTTTACGGAGACGGGATAATCAACTCAGACGCCGAGCGAGCTAGCAAGCTGAAGAAGTGTTATCAGGCCCTACTCCATCATCAAGGGTTTCAAAAGGATTCAATGAGCGTCACAACAAGCAAGCTCAAGGACGTGTTATTGCCTCTTTTCAATCATTTTTCAGAGGCAGGAACGGTCGTGGACTTACAAGATGTGTTCCGGAGATTCACGTTCGACACTACCTTAGTTACGATAACTGGGTCTGATCCTAGATCTCTCTCCATTGACATGCATGAAAATGAGTTCGTTAAAGCATTAGACGATGTTGCGGAAGCGATTGTGTATAGGCATTTTACACTAAGATTCATGTGGAACCTCCAAAAGTGGATAGGGTTTGGACCAGAGAAGAAGATGGTAGAAGCTGATGCAATAATTGATCGTGTTTGTGCAAAATATATATCAGCTAAGAGAGATGAGATACAACAAGGGACACAAGATGGAGCCACTTCCTGGTTTTATTTTTCACATGAAGCACGGTCTTAA
- the LOC103835119 gene encoding S-adenosylmethionine carrier 1, chloroplastic/mitochondrial, translating to MAPLTLSVDVKSSSASAPDVSNRLVQIPQMKKSKGFASVSTQNENENPFDFFRTLFEGFIAGGTAGVVVETALYPIDTIKTRLQAARGGGKIVLKGLYSGLAGNIAGVLPASALFVGVYEPTKQKLLKTFPDHLSAVAHLTAGAIGGLAASLIRVPTEVVKQRMQTGQFASAPNAVRVIASQEGFKGLYAGYRSFLLRDLPFDAIQFCIYEQLCLGYKKAARRELNDPENALIGAFAGALTGAVTTPLDVIKTRLMVQGSAKQYQGIVDCVQTIVKEEGASALLKGIGPRVLWIGIGGSIFFGVLESTKRTLSQRRPKTVKESKED from the exons ATGGCTCCTCTTACACTCTCTGTTGATGTGAAGAGCTCTTCAGCCAGTGCTCCcg ATGTTTCGAATAGATTAGTGCAGATTCCACAGATGAAAAAGAGCAAAGGCTTTGCTTCAGTCAGTACACAAAACGAAAACGAAAACCCTTTTGATTTCTTCCGCACTCTCTTTG AGGGGTTTATAGCAGGAGGTACAGCTGGAGTTGTAGTTGAAACAGCTTTGTACCCTATTGATACTATAAAGACTAGACTTCAG GCAGCTCGTGGAGGTGGGAAGATTGTGTTGAAGGGTCTATATTCAGGATTAGCTGGAAATATCGCTGGTGTCTTACC GGCTTCGGCTTTGTTCGTTGGAGTTTACGAACCCACAAAGCAGAAACTGCTGAAAACCTTTCCTGATCATTTAAGCGCAGTTGCTCACCTG ACTGCAGGGGCAATCGGTGGACTTGCTGCCTCTCTTATTCGAGTACCTACAGAG GTTGTGAAGCAGAGAATGCAGACTGGTCAGTTTGCTTCAGCTCCCAACGCTGTTCGAGTTATTGCATCACAAGAGGGCTTTAAGGGTCTCTATGCA GGATACCGATCCTTCCTATTAAGAGACTTGCCGTTTGATGCTATTCAGTTCTGCATATATGAGCAGCTCTGCTTGGGGTATAAAAAAGCA GCGCGTAGAGAGCTTAATGATCCTGAGAACGCTCTAATTGGTGCATTTGCTG GTGCTCTGACAGGAGCAGTTACCACTCCGCTTGATGTTATCAAGACAAGATTAATGGTTCAG ggATCAGCCAAACAATATCAAGGAATAGTTGACTGTGTTCAAACAATTGTAAAAGAGGAAGGAGCTTCTGCTCTCTTAAAG GGTATTGGGCCAAGAGTGTTGTGGATAGGTATTGGTGGTTCAATCTTCTTTGGTGTGCTCGAGAGCACGAAGAGAACACTTTCCCAAAGACGTCCCAAGACGGTTAAAGAATCCAAAGAGGATTGA